A genomic region of Candidatus Omnitrophota bacterium contains the following coding sequences:
- a CDS encoding tetrahydromethanopterin S-methyltransferase subunit A, with protein MLKITPPPSYPPEEGCYLRGNDNSPVAVIVILKWRREQTPESIELLVRTAVETGAALSGTLQTENVGLEKVICNVIANPNIRYIIVCGPESPGHLVGETISALYKNGVDENRRIIGTKAPAPFLFNIPKEWIDRFITQTKLIDLVNEGSPEVIKEVVWACYQETPTKLRGYELWDMGAYEAEPICGRITWKVTNPAYAPKDKKEQEAFQKMQELIKKLKARQK; from the coding sequence ATGTTGAAAATTACCCCCCCGCCTTCTTATCCCCCAGAGGAGGGATGTTATTTAAGAGGTAACGATAATTCTCCCGTTGCGGTTATTGTGATTTTAAAGTGGAGAAGAGAACAGACGCCCGAATCGATAGAACTGTTGGTAAGAACGGCTGTTGAGACTGGAGCGGCTTTATCCGGTACCCTGCAGACAGAAAATGTAGGATTAGAAAAGGTAATCTGTAATGTCATAGCCAATCCAAATATCAGGTATATTATCGTTTGTGGTCCGGAGTCTCCGGGCCATTTGGTCGGCGAAACCATAAGTGCCCTTTATAAAAATGGAGTTGATGAAAATAGAAGAATCATCGGGACGAAAGCGCCCGCCCCTTTTCTTTTTAACATACCTAAAGAATGGATAGATAGATTTATAACCCAAACCAAATTAATAGATTTGGTTAATGAGGGCTCGCCAGAAGTAATTAAAGAGGTGGTTTGGGCTTGTTATCAGGAGACACCCACAAAGCTTAGAGGATACGAACTTTGGGATATGGGCGCTTATGAAGCAGAGCCTATTTGCGGTAGGATTACTTGGAAGGTTACTAATCCTGCTTATGCGCCAAAAGATAAAAAAGAACAAGAGGCGTTTCAGAAGATGCAAGAATTGATAAAAAAACTCAAAGCGCGACAAAAATAA
- a CDS encoding 4Fe-4S binding protein, translating to MKKIVSQSIMIWILPLILIGGLLIPILGYLVLAMMAFFFTLSYFKGRFWCRFLCPRGAFLDLVLSRVSLKKENS from the coding sequence ATGAAAAAGATAGTTAGTCAATCAATAATGATCTGGATTCTTCCTCTCATCTTGATTGGAGGATTACTCATTCCTATATTAGGATATCTGGTTTTAGCAATGATGGCTTTCTTCTTTACGCTTTCTTATTTTAAGGGAAGATTCTGGTGTAGATTTTTGTGTCCAAGAGGTGCATTTTTGGATTTGGTATTAAGTAGAGTCAGTTTAAAAAAGGAAAATTCCTAA